In the genome of Natronorubrum daqingense, the window CGACGCGGCGCGATGGACGCCGGCGTCGACGACCGATTCGTACAGCGTCGCGACGTCATTTAGAATCGTCTCGTTTTGACCGCTGACGACCTTCACGACGTCCGCAAGCCCGTGTTCAGAGTCACCGGGCGTCGCCCGCTCCGGCGAGTAGCCGACGAAGAACTCCTCGCCGGCGGTGAGGCCGGAGGCCGACTCGAGTTCCGGGACGAGCACGTCGCGCGTGGTCCCCGGGTAGACGGTCGACTCGAGGATGACGGTCGTGCCGACCGTGAGTTTCGAGCCGACGGTCGCGGCCGCGCTCTCGACGTACTGCAAGTCGGGTCGGTCGCCGTCGTCGATTGGCGTCGGGACGGCGATGATAACGTAATCCGCCTCGGCGATCTCGGCGTCGTCGGTCGTGTACGTGATGTCGTCGTCTGCAACCGCTTCGGAAGAGAGATCGCCGGTCGTGTCGACACCGTTTTGGAGCTTTTCGACAGTCGATTCGTCGACGTCGTAGCCGATGACGCGATAGTTCGACTGGGCGAAGCCAACGGCGAGCGGCAAGCCAACGTATCCGAGGCCGACGACACAGATCGTCGCCTCCCGGACGTCGCGTTCGTCGACGTGCTCGAGTGGCGTATTCCCGTCGCTCGAGGACAGGGAATATCGATCGTGGTCTCGTTCGTCCGCTCGCGTTTCGGTGTCGCTGAGTGTCGTAGTCATGGGTGAGAGAGGTTATTGTACCGCCACACGCGCTCGTGTGGGGAATGTCGTGGTCCGGAAACGATAGGTCCGGAGCGATACCGTTCACGTGCCTCACTCGAGTAGAGCCGTCGTGGGCCGTTTACTATAGCCAAAATAAACAGTTGTGTCAGGTTCATCTACCAGGAGACGGGCGTGTTCGTCGAAATTGTTGCCGTTCGATGACTTTTCGATAATAGCGAGTACAGCGGCTTATACCGATGTTAAACGGACCTATACGAATCCATAATGAAGGGGCTCGGTCCGTGAGTTGTTACTACGGTCGGCCCCGAGAACGACCATCGGCAATCGGCCATGCAC includes:
- a CDS encoding nucleotide sugar dehydrogenase; amino-acid sequence: MTTTLSDTETRADERDHDRYSLSSSDGNTPLEHVDERDVREATICVVGLGYVGLPLAVGFAQSNYRVIGYDVDESTVEKLQNGVDTTGDLSSEAVADDDITYTTDDAEIAEADYVIIAVPTPIDDGDRPDLQYVESAAATVGSKLTVGTTVILESTVYPGTTRDVLVPELESASGLTAGEEFFVGYSPERATPGDSEHGLADVVKVVSGQNETILNDVATLYESVVDAGVHRAASIEVAEASKVVENTQRDLNIAFVNELSMALERMDVDSQAVLDAAGTKWNFHDYQPGLVGGHCIPVDPYFLAYRSAQEGFDPDLMRTGRKVNESVSNHVADLTIKALNQCHKTLRDSRVLVLGLSYKPDVGDIRSSKVADVVENLREYDVDIEGYDPHADHDAVSEVFDLHVQDDLSFDGIDAVIFATPHAEFESLELERMAAELGENPALVDVTGTFDEDAAHAAGFVYRRL